One stretch of Streptomyces sp. 135 DNA includes these proteins:
- a CDS encoding response regulator transcription factor, producing MILAEDEALLRGLLAQQLRLAGIEVVAEVEDGAAALKALEQHVVDVLLLDLQMPRLNGLDTLRRLKGRPHRPAVLVVTALSTDDDLLSALREGADGYVLKASAPADLVEAIERVARGESAVSGAMLRRLIEKAVNVPSNQSSAADRKLLASLTPHERVVVSLLGRGLSNQALAFELGVTVSTAKTYVSRLLNKSGKSNRTELALWGVQMEQSGFDLLNSP from the coding sequence GTGATCCTGGCAGAGGACGAGGCCCTTCTCCGTGGGCTCCTTGCACAGCAGTTGCGTTTGGCCGGTATCGAGGTCGTCGCAGAGGTGGAGGACGGTGCGGCCGCGCTCAAGGCGCTGGAGCAGCATGTGGTCGACGTCCTTCTGCTGGACCTGCAGATGCCGCGGCTGAACGGATTGGACACCCTGCGCCGCCTGAAGGGGCGCCCCCACCGTCCCGCGGTCCTGGTCGTGACCGCCCTGTCGACCGACGACGATCTCTTGTCCGCGCTGCGGGAGGGGGCCGACGGCTACGTGCTCAAGGCGTCGGCGCCGGCTGATCTGGTCGAGGCGATCGAGCGGGTCGCCCGCGGGGAGTCCGCGGTGTCGGGGGCGATGCTCCGCCGCCTGATCGAGAAGGCCGTCAACGTGCCCAGCAACCAGTCGAGCGCGGCCGACCGCAAGCTGCTTGCGTCTCTCACCCCGCACGAGCGCGTGGTGGTGTCCTTGTTGGGACGCGGCCTGAGCAACCAGGCGCTGGCGTTCGAACTCGGGGTCACCGTCAGCACGGCAAAGACGTATGTGTCGCGTCTTCTGAACAAGAGCGGAAAGAGCAATCGGACTGAACTGGCCCTATGGGGAGTACAGATGGAACAGTCAGGGTTCGACCTGCTCAACTCTCCTTAA
- a CDS encoding WhiB family transcriptional regulator, with product MSSQPGRPRSGDPEEGHDTPARGPAIGHEENWQAYAACADADPEDFFPVSRHDEESIRIARLSCGRCSVRQRCLAHALDRPEQYGIWAGTTEEERARLRRRGLHIDQAPSRSW from the coding sequence ATGAGCAGCCAGCCCGGGAGGCCACGGAGCGGCGATCCCGAAGAGGGGCATGACACACCGGCACGCGGACCGGCCATCGGCCACGAGGAGAACTGGCAGGCCTACGCCGCGTGCGCCGACGCCGATCCGGAGGACTTCTTCCCGGTCAGCAGGCACGACGAGGAGAGCATCCGCATCGCCCGGCTCTCCTGCGGCCGGTGTTCGGTCCGGCAGCGGTGTCTGGCACACGCGCTCGACCGGCCCGAGCAGTACGGCATATGGGCCGGCACCACGGAGGAGGAGCGCGCCCGGCTGCGCCGGCGCGGCCTGCACATCGATCAGGCACCCAGCCGCAGTTGGTAG
- a CDS encoding GntR family transcriptional regulator encodes MIAEHSPAGPLPADARQPPKYQLIADDLEQRLSRKIRTAAADGQPPFLPDGPAIARRYHVTLTTAHFARRALVTRLRSGTSSEGVDGAAETHFPYQVVADALRKRIRTGQLCGRLPALSNLARRYSVCNETVAKAVRLLAREGVLVRNNHRGRYVTASLAAPPGPGRGRGPVPRPPRPRALGSPTG; translated from the coding sequence GTGATCGCTGAGCATTCCCCGGCCGGTCCACTGCCGGCCGACGCCAGACAGCCACCGAAGTACCAGCTCATAGCGGACGACTTGGAGCAGCGGCTGAGCAGGAAGATACGCACGGCGGCGGCCGACGGTCAGCCGCCCTTCCTGCCGGACGGTCCAGCGATAGCGCGCAGGTACCACGTGACCCTCACGACGGCACACTTCGCCCGCCGGGCACTGGTCACTCGTCTGCGGTCCGGGACATCCTCCGAGGGTGTGGACGGCGCCGCCGAGACGCACTTTCCCTACCAGGTGGTGGCCGACGCGCTGCGCAAGCGCATCCGCACCGGTCAGCTGTGCGGCCGTCTCCCCGCGCTGAGCAACCTCGCGCGCCGCTACAGCGTCTGCAACGAGACGGTCGCCAAAGCGGTCCGCCTGCTGGCGCGGGAGGGTGTGTTGGTACGAAACAACCATCGGGGGCGGTACGTGACCGCGAGCCTCGCCGCACCGCCCGGCCCCGGCCGAGGGCGGGGGCCGGTGCCGCGTCCGCCTCGCCCCAGGGCCCTGGGCTCGCCCACGGGTTGA
- a CDS encoding transglycosylase family protein has protein sequence MGIHRKPRVQKLKPRVLSIGIASLAAPTLTWLAGPPAAAASDSTWDQVAQCESGGDWSTNSGNGYYGGLQFSQSSWEGMGGTEYAQRADLATKNQQIAVAEHLLAAQGPGAWPVCGPRAGLEQDGPTRATTAPAPASHVQEPGPSQAPHALQGKGAASYTVRPGDTLSRIAAQEGTTWQRLYAANEETIGSDPDRILVGQELTGVAGASSGQGASEAPATSHVTRAARSGMPDWQRPVDRAPITAPYGQQGSWAAGHHTGVDFAVPSGTPVRAVGAGTVASAGWNGAYGNAVVLELPDGHFALYAHLSSIAVGQGEHVSPGTRLGLSGSTGNATGPHLHFEVRTANAYGADIDPLAYLRGKGVSD, from the coding sequence ATGGGAATCCACCGCAAGCCGCGCGTCCAGAAGCTCAAGCCGCGAGTGCTCTCGATTGGCATCGCCTCGCTCGCCGCGCCCACCCTCACCTGGCTCGCCGGCCCCCCGGCCGCCGCCGCCTCCGACTCCACCTGGGACCAGGTCGCCCAGTGCGAGAGCGGCGGTGACTGGTCCACCAACTCCGGCAACGGCTACTACGGCGGGCTGCAGTTCTCGCAGTCGAGCTGGGAGGGGATGGGCGGCACCGAGTACGCCCAGCGAGCGGACCTCGCGACGAAGAATCAGCAGATCGCCGTGGCGGAGCACCTGCTCGCCGCTCAGGGGCCGGGCGCCTGGCCGGTGTGCGGCCCTCGTGCCGGTCTCGAACAGGACGGGCCCACCCGGGCCACCACCGCGCCGGCTCCGGCGTCCCACGTCCAGGAGCCGGGCCCGTCGCAGGCTCCGCACGCGTTGCAGGGCAAGGGCGCTGCGTCCTACACCGTGCGCCCGGGGGACACGCTGAGCCGTATCGCCGCGCAGGAGGGAACGACCTGGCAGCGGCTCTACGCGGCCAACGAGGAGACCATCGGTTCCGACCCGGATCGCATTCTCGTCGGCCAGGAACTCACCGGCGTCGCCGGAGCAAGCTCCGGCCAGGGCGCGTCCGAGGCGCCGGCCACATCGCACGTGACGCGGGCCGCCCGGTCCGGGATGCCGGACTGGCAGCGGCCCGTGGACAGGGCCCCGATCACGGCTCCCTACGGGCAGCAGGGCTCCTGGGCCGCCGGCCACCATACCGGTGTCGACTTCGCCGTACCCAGTGGGACGCCCGTGCGCGCTGTCGGCGCGGGCACCGTGGCGTCGGCCGGCTGGAACGGCGCCTACGGCAACGCGGTCGTCCTGGAACTGCCGGACGGACACTTCGCCCTGTACGCGCACCTCAGCTCGATCGCCGTCGGCCAGGGTGAACACGTGTCGCCCGGCACGCGGCTCGGCCTGTCCGGCAGTACCGGCAACGCCACCGGACCCCATCTGCACTTCGAGGTACGTACGGCCAACGCCTACGGCGCGGACATCGATCCGCTCGCCTACCTCCGCGGCAAGGGCGTGTCCGACTGA
- a CDS encoding ATP-binding protein, protein MQGSRVHPADVRRQVGAALSTCATPVPETRIQDAQLVATELVTNALLHAGGLDEFQLDVSERHIHLTAVDSSTELPTRQRSLASFDAAVSGGFGWPLICHLAEDTEIRLSGAGKAISVRLPL, encoded by the coding sequence GTGCAGGGGTCCCGCGTCCACCCGGCCGACGTGCGCCGCCAGGTGGGCGCCGCACTCTCGACCTGCGCCACCCCGGTCCCCGAGACGCGCATCCAGGATGCCCAGCTGGTCGCCACGGAACTGGTCACCAACGCTCTGTTGCACGCCGGCGGTCTGGACGAGTTCCAGCTCGATGTGAGCGAACGGCACATACATCTGACGGCCGTGGACTCCAGCACGGAACTGCCCACACGGCAGCGGTCGCTCGCGAGCTTCGACGCCGCGGTGAGCGGTGGTTTCGGCTGGCCGCTGATCTGCCACCTCGCCGAGGACACGGAGATCCGTCTCAGCGGTGCGGGGAAGGCGATCAGCGTCCGTCTCCCGCTCTGA
- a CDS encoding response regulator transcription factor, producing MTEPAKIGVFIVDDHEVVRQGLRGLLSLADDLEVVGEAGTVAEALLEVPSARPDVAVLDVRLPDGSGVEVCRRIRAEGDGVSCLMLTSFDDDEAFVASVEAGASGYALKSIPGGELVSAIRLLARGRTLFDPVVMERVRRARREKQADPLGELTDLQRRILAMISEGMTNRAISQRLNLTETATKNHVSRLLYKLGLQRRAQAAALAARLQARER from the coding sequence GTGACGGAACCCGCGAAGATAGGTGTCTTCATCGTCGACGACCACGAGGTGGTGCGGCAAGGACTCCGCGGACTGCTCTCACTGGCGGATGACCTCGAGGTGGTAGGCGAAGCGGGAACGGTCGCGGAGGCGTTGCTCGAAGTGCCGAGCGCGCGGCCGGACGTGGCCGTGCTCGACGTGCGTCTCCCCGACGGAAGCGGGGTGGAGGTCTGCCGGCGGATACGGGCCGAGGGCGACGGCGTCTCGTGCCTGATGCTGACGTCCTTCGACGACGACGAGGCCTTCGTCGCCTCCGTCGAGGCAGGCGCCTCGGGTTACGCCCTCAAGTCCATCCCCGGTGGCGAGTTGGTCTCCGCGATACGGCTCCTGGCCCGCGGCAGAACCTTGTTCGATCCGGTCGTCATGGAGCGCGTGCGCCGCGCACGTCGTGAGAAGCAGGCCGACCCGCTGGGCGAACTCACGGACCTGCAACGCAGGATCCTCGCCATGATCAGTGAGGGGATGACCAACCGGGCCATCAGCCAGCGGTTGAACCTCACCGAAACGGCGACCAAGAATCACGTGTCCAGGCTGCTCTACAAGCTGGGCCTGCAGCGGCGGGCCCAGGCGGCGGCGCTCGCGGCCCGGCTCCAGGCGCGCGAGCGCTGA
- a CDS encoding response regulator transcription factor: MIRVILADDEGIVLEGIRILLERTDDIEVVGVAGNGREALRGVQDLRPDVLLLDLDMPELDGFGVLARLRHETPRPRVVVLTTFGAEEDLARAWEAGADGFLLKASSLSDLVYSVRRVHEKGNVVSPALVTLLMNRLAQTVTREEQPLRKRIDTLSPNERLTAGAVARGATNAEIAGKLGVAEGTVKAYVSRSLRKLGFSNRTQLAIALSAYLEDFEEEDAV; this comes from the coding sequence ATGATTCGGGTAATTCTGGCAGACGACGAGGGCATCGTTCTCGAAGGCATTCGGATTCTCCTGGAGAGAACCGACGACATCGAGGTCGTAGGGGTTGCCGGGAACGGCAGGGAGGCACTCAGGGGCGTGCAGGACCTGCGCCCCGACGTTCTCCTGCTCGACCTCGACATGCCGGAACTCGACGGATTCGGCGTGCTGGCCCGGCTGCGCCACGAGACCCCCCGGCCGAGAGTCGTGGTGCTGACCACGTTCGGGGCGGAAGAGGACCTGGCGCGGGCATGGGAAGCCGGCGCAGACGGGTTTCTGCTGAAGGCGTCGAGTCTCTCCGATCTCGTGTACTCGGTCCGACGCGTGCACGAAAAGGGGAACGTGGTCTCGCCGGCGCTGGTCACCCTCCTGATGAACCGTCTGGCGCAGACGGTGACGCGGGAGGAGCAGCCCTTGCGCAAACGGATCGATACGCTCTCACCGAACGAGCGCCTCACCGCGGGGGCGGTGGCGCGAGGCGCCACCAACGCGGAGATCGCCGGGAAACTGGGGGTGGCGGAGGGAACGGTGAAGGCATACGTGTCCCGCTCCTTGCGCAAGCTCGGATTCAGCAACCGGACCCAACTCGCCATCGCGCTCAGCGCGTACCTGGAGGACTTCGAGGAGGAGGACGCGGTCTGA
- a CDS encoding thioredoxin domain-containing protein produces the protein MSKNRTTGSRDERQAGTRRTRRRWFAVAGVGVAVVLAAGIGVGVGAGLAHDHAPSDQDAGPVVPAHTSGDGSTIVYGARDAVTNVDVYEDMRCPFCAKFEKKLGPELQSMADSGKVKITFHMAAFLDGSLGGQGSKTSLAALGAALDESPKKFKAYHDVLFAHQPEESADDFGNTATLRKLADQVPGLRTSAFDKAVTEGTYLPWAAKVADAFTRSGVQGTPTVTVHGRSLTVVGDDGEAVSPRKFRDEVDDAVAAASS, from the coding sequence GTGAGTAAGAACAGGACCACGGGCTCGCGCGACGAGCGGCAGGCCGGCACCCGGCGCACCCGCAGAAGGTGGTTCGCCGTGGCAGGGGTCGGCGTGGCGGTAGTGCTGGCCGCCGGGATCGGCGTCGGTGTCGGTGCCGGTCTCGCCCATGATCACGCCCCGTCCGACCAGGACGCGGGGCCGGTCGTCCCCGCCCACACCTCCGGCGACGGCAGCACCATCGTCTACGGCGCGCGGGACGCCGTGACGAATGTGGATGTGTATGAGGACATGCGGTGTCCTTTCTGCGCGAAATTCGAGAAGAAGCTGGGTCCTGAGCTTCAGTCGATGGCAGACTCCGGAAAAGTAAAAATAACCTTCCACATGGCGGCCTTTCTTGACGGCAGCCTCGGTGGCCAGGGGTCGAAGACGTCGCTGGCGGCGCTTGGCGCCGCGCTGGACGAGAGCCCGAAGAAATTCAAGGCGTACCACGACGTGCTCTTCGCGCATCAGCCGGAGGAGTCCGCCGACGACTTCGGGAACACCGCCACGCTCCGCAAGCTCGCGGACCAGGTGCCGGGACTGCGCACCTCCGCTTTCGACAAGGCGGTCACCGAGGGCACGTACCTCCCCTGGGCCGCGAAGGTGGCCGACGCCTTCACCAGGAGCGGTGTGCAGGGCACCCCGACCGTGACCGTCCACGGCCGCAGCCTCACGGTCGTGGGCGACGACGGCGAGGCCGTGAGTCCGCGGAAGTTCAGGGACGAGGTCGACGACGCCGTCGCGGCGGCGTCGTCGTAG
- a CDS encoding C40 family peptidase, which yields MQIPQFTEDAPEGCTCGPCLALARTTRHRARSRRVRGALVAAAGAAVLVGAASGTASAEPAPSHAGWDGAKYWFRNSSGWWRWTSHYDVYVSRTGGTGTATADAPQRSAEPVFRGKQGWDATDGVYWFEQAGHWYWTSHLDVYRRHVGGSADSPSQAQTSDDGRAAGTPSRHGTEAAIAYAMAHLGDPYVWGGNGPHAWDCSGLVLAAYRQAGISLPRVADAQYRASQPIRRDQLRRGDLVFWSNNGRASGIHHVAIYLGNDQYLEAPHTGAKVRVSSFSWYDPNMYGRVS from the coding sequence GTGCAGATACCCCAGTTCACCGAGGACGCGCCCGAGGGCTGCACGTGTGGACCGTGCCTCGCCTTGGCCCGCACGACCCGGCACCGGGCTCGCTCCCGACGGGTACGCGGTGCACTGGTGGCCGCCGCGGGTGCGGCCGTCCTCGTTGGAGCGGCGTCCGGCACGGCATCGGCCGAACCCGCACCGAGCCACGCGGGATGGGACGGCGCCAAGTACTGGTTCCGGAACTCCAGTGGCTGGTGGCGATGGACCTCTCACTACGACGTCTACGTGTCGCGCACGGGCGGCACCGGCACGGCGACCGCGGACGCCCCACAGCGGTCGGCGGAGCCCGTGTTCCGCGGCAAGCAGGGCTGGGACGCGACGGACGGCGTGTACTGGTTCGAACAGGCCGGGCACTGGTACTGGACCAGTCACCTGGACGTCTACCGGCGCCACGTCGGCGGCTCCGCGGACAGCCCGTCGCAGGCACAGACGTCGGACGACGGCCGTGCGGCGGGCACGCCGAGCAGGCACGGCACCGAGGCGGCCATCGCGTACGCCATGGCGCACCTCGGCGACCCCTACGTCTGGGGCGGCAACGGCCCGCACGCGTGGGACTGCTCAGGCCTCGTACTGGCGGCCTACCGACAGGCCGGCATCAGCCTGCCACGCGTCGCCGACGCGCAGTACCGTGCCTCGCAGCCGATCCGGCGCGATCAGCTGCGCCGGGGCGACCTCGTCTTCTGGAGCAACAACGGTCGGGCCTCCGGCATCCACCACGTGGCCATCTACCTGGGCAACGACCAGTACCTGGAGGCCCCGCACACCGGTGCGAAGGTGCGCGTGTCCTCCTTCAGCTGGTACGACCCGAACATGTACGGACGCGTCAGCTAG
- a CDS encoding SPFH domain-containing protein yields the protein MKEAPERQQEPVRSPGVRMDHGPAGALAVRSRDTSIRMDALFKGDVVKTPSPKPGDDVPATGGQSRQPGMTAPLPDPRLTERRAKACSGWWGVLIALLAVCGAGWVAWAGGVLPSWAFDTFRLADSPRYVTATWRWPALVGCAVVALVALGGLGRGRHGTAWNLSLFGRYRGTVRRTGLLWVYPAVLRRRVDVRLRHWRSEPMPAADAQGMPLRVVVLVIWQVRDAARAMFSVDDHAAYLREQVAAVTARVVSGWPADQFAPAESGPTLRDAGAVSEVLTRGLAAQCRAVGIEVFSAQLTWLEYAPEVAAVMQRRRIAALDAEHRDHVLTTVLDAVDDTVHRITERGLVELDDYERKALVKDLTVAFYTARGSATDTQ from the coding sequence GTGAAGGAAGCACCGGAGCGGCAGCAGGAGCCTGTCCGCTCGCCCGGGGTGCGTATGGACCACGGACCGGCCGGGGCGCTCGCCGTCCGCAGCCGCGACACCTCGATCCGCATGGACGCACTCTTCAAGGGGGATGTGGTGAAGACCCCGTCACCGAAACCGGGGGACGACGTTCCGGCCACGGGCGGGCAGAGCAGGCAGCCCGGCATGACGGCCCCGCTCCCCGACCCGCGGTTGACCGAGCGGCGCGCGAAGGCGTGCTCCGGGTGGTGGGGTGTGTTGATCGCCCTGCTCGCGGTCTGCGGCGCGGGATGGGTCGCCTGGGCCGGCGGGGTGCTGCCCTCCTGGGCGTTCGACACGTTCCGCCTGGCTGACTCACCCCGGTACGTGACCGCGACGTGGCGGTGGCCGGCCCTCGTCGGATGTGCCGTCGTCGCCCTGGTCGCGCTCGGGGGTCTGGGCCGCGGGCGTCACGGCACGGCCTGGAACCTGTCGTTGTTCGGGCGGTACCGGGGGACCGTGCGGCGCACGGGGTTGCTGTGGGTCTACCCTGCGGTGCTGCGTCGGCGGGTGGACGTACGGCTACGGCACTGGCGCAGCGAACCGATGCCGGCCGCGGACGCGCAGGGCATGCCGCTGCGGGTGGTGGTGCTCGTGATCTGGCAGGTCAGGGACGCGGCCCGGGCGATGTTCAGCGTGGACGACCACGCCGCCTACTTGCGTGAACAGGTGGCGGCGGTGACCGCGCGGGTGGTGTCCGGCTGGCCGGCTGACCAGTTCGCCCCCGCGGAGTCAGGACCGACCCTGCGCGACGCTGGGGCGGTCAGCGAGGTGTTGACCCGGGGGCTGGCGGCCCAGTGCCGGGCTGTGGGCATCGAGGTCTTCTCCGCACAGCTCACCTGGCTCGAGTACGCGCCCGAGGTGGCGGCCGTGATGCAGCGCCGCCGCATCGCCGCCCTGGACGCCGAACACCGCGATCACGTCCTCACGACGGTGCTCGACGCCGTCGACGACACCGTGCACCGCATCACCGAGCGCGGGCTCGTCGAACTCGACGACTACGAACGCAAAGCACTCGTGAAGGACCTGACCGTGGCCTTCTACACGGCGCGGGGAAGCGCCACCGACACTCAGTGA
- a CDS encoding helix-turn-helix domain-containing protein: MGDVTVLPHSRIGGEMRSAMAADFKDAYLAGDSVRAIAAGSGRSYGFVHTLLSEAGVDFRARGGSR, from the coding sequence ATGGGTGACGTAACGGTCCTTCCGCACTCCCGCATCGGCGGCGAGATGCGCTCGGCGATGGCCGCCGACTTCAAGGACGCCTACCTGGCCGGCGACTCGGTCCGCGCCATCGCGGCCGGATCAGGACGTTCCTACGGCTTCGTGCACACCCTGCTGTCGGAGGCCGGCGTCGACTTCCGAGCACGCGGCGGCAGCCGATGA
- a CDS encoding GntR family transcriptional regulator yields MRYQRIAEQFLRTTRTARVPEVTEISRRYAVDATTARFVQRAIHTRLRRPAASAEVMVPVPGAAKWQFVTSHLRSRVLRGEWRDVVPTRHTLAGQYHVSLDTVDRALKILKDEGLIGHIDMSRRLRVAHRPMPLGTRLTA; encoded by the coding sequence ATGCGATACCAGAGGATCGCGGAACAGTTCCTGCGGACCACGAGGACGGCGCGAGTCCCCGAGGTCACCGAGATATCCAGACGGTACGCGGTGGATGCCACCACCGCGCGCTTCGTGCAGCGTGCCATCCACACCCGGCTGCGGCGGCCCGCGGCCTCGGCGGAGGTCATGGTGCCCGTGCCCGGGGCCGCCAAATGGCAGTTCGTCACCTCCCACCTCAGAAGCCGGGTGCTGCGCGGGGAATGGCGGGATGTGGTGCCCACACGGCACACCTTGGCAGGGCAGTACCACGTGAGTCTGGACACCGTGGACCGCGCGCTGAAGATCCTGAAGGACGAGGGTCTGATCGGACACATCGACATGAGCCGCCGGCTCAGGGTCGCGCACCGTCCCATGCCCCTGGGCACCCGGCTGACCGCCTGA
- the galE gene encoding UDP-glucose 4-epimerase GalE — MKVWLIAGGAGYIGGHVVKSMHDAGEGVIVVDDLSTGSRDNVPEGVPFVQESILNGEALRKVFQEYEVEGVINMVARTQVGESFTRPLDYYQQNVEGFRVLLAAMRQAGVRNLIYSSSASVYGAPDVDLVTEDLPCHPMSPYGQSKLIGEWLGEAAHTAFDMSVVNLRYFNVAGAVTPAMADKRVLNLVPMVFEKLTHGRAPVIFGGDYDTPDGTCIRDFIHVADIASAHLAAARHLRAHDDAVLRTYNVGRGEGVSVRALISMICEVSGLSIPPVVADRRPGDPVKVVADARPIQRDLGWKAQHSVFDMVASAWEGWCAQHPQARAVQRQV, encoded by the coding sequence ATGAAGGTATGGCTCATAGCAGGCGGAGCCGGCTATATCGGCGGGCACGTTGTCAAGTCCATGCACGATGCCGGTGAAGGTGTCATCGTGGTCGACGACCTGTCCACGGGATCCCGGGACAACGTGCCCGAAGGCGTTCCGTTCGTCCAGGAATCCATTCTGAACGGAGAGGCGCTCCGGAAGGTATTCCAGGAGTACGAGGTCGAAGGTGTCATCAACATGGTGGCCAGGACCCAGGTAGGGGAGTCGTTCACCCGTCCCCTGGATTACTACCAGCAGAATGTCGAGGGATTCCGAGTCCTCCTCGCGGCGATGCGGCAGGCCGGAGTTCGCAATCTCATCTACTCGTCCAGCGCCTCGGTCTACGGAGCGCCCGACGTCGACCTGGTGACCGAGGACCTGCCCTGTCACCCGATGAGCCCCTACGGACAGAGCAAGCTCATCGGCGAATGGCTCGGCGAGGCCGCCCACACGGCCTTCGACATGAGCGTCGTCAATCTGCGCTACTTCAACGTCGCAGGGGCCGTCACCCCCGCCATGGCCGACAAGCGCGTCCTGAACCTGGTGCCGATGGTCTTTGAGAAGCTGACCCACGGCCGGGCCCCGGTCATCTTCGGCGGTGACTACGACACGCCGGACGGCACCTGTATCCGCGACTTCATCCACGTGGCCGACATCGCGTCGGCCCACCTCGCCGCCGCCCGCCATCTGCGGGCCCACGACGACGCAGTGCTCCGCACGTACAACGTGGGGCGGGGCGAGGGCGTCTCGGTGCGCGCGCTCATCTCGATGATCTGCGAAGTGTCCGGTCTCTCCATACCGCCGGTCGTCGCGGACCGGCGCCCCGGGGACCCCGTCAAGGTAGTGGCCGACGCCCGGCCCATCCAGCGGGACCTCGGCTGGAAGGCGCAGCACAGTGTGTTCGACATGGTGGCATCGGCGTGGGAGGGGTGGTGTGCGCAGCACCCCCAGGCACGTGCGGTGCAACGACAAGTGTGA
- a CDS encoding globin domain-containing protein, whose translation MLSEQSAAVVRATLPAVGAAIEDITGRFYERMFAAHPELLRDLFNRGNQAAGVQRQALAGSIATFATYLVDRPDERPDVMLHRIAHKHASVGIRPDQYPIVHEHLLAAIAEILGDAVTPEVARAWDEVYWLMANALIVLEKRLYEEQGVVDADVWREWEVVTRTEATPEVAAFVLRPADGRPAPAFRPGQYVSVQVELPDGARQIRQYSLTGAPGADTRSIAVKRVTGSPDGEVSSQLHAHVREGARLRVSAPYGDLVLPPGEAPLLLASAGIGCTPMLAMLEQLVATAHAGPVTVVHGDRSPASHALRTDHEALTRKLSDASAHFWYEDLADGPASEAYRGGRVDLVDVPVAPGTRAFLCGPLPFMRAVRAQLLERGVAAADIHYEVFGPDLWLAAA comes from the coding sequence ATGCTCAGTGAGCAGTCCGCCGCAGTCGTGCGCGCCACGCTTCCCGCCGTCGGCGCGGCCATCGAGGACATCACGGGGCGCTTCTACGAGCGCATGTTCGCCGCCCACCCGGAGCTGCTGCGTGACCTGTTCAACCGCGGCAACCAGGCCGCCGGCGTGCAGCGCCAGGCCCTCGCCGGTTCCATCGCGACGTTCGCCACGTACCTGGTGGACCGCCCCGACGAGCGGCCCGACGTGATGCTGCACCGCATCGCGCACAAGCACGCTTCCGTGGGCATCAGGCCCGACCAGTACCCGATCGTGCACGAGCACCTCTTGGCTGCCATCGCCGAGATCCTCGGCGACGCGGTGACGCCGGAGGTCGCCCGGGCCTGGGACGAGGTGTACTGGCTGATGGCGAACGCGCTCATCGTCCTGGAGAAGCGCCTCTACGAGGAGCAGGGCGTCGTCGACGCGGACGTGTGGCGGGAGTGGGAGGTCGTCACCCGTACCGAGGCCACACCGGAGGTCGCCGCCTTCGTGCTCCGGCCCGCCGACGGACGGCCCGCGCCGGCGTTCAGGCCCGGGCAGTACGTCTCCGTTCAGGTCGAACTCCCGGACGGAGCACGGCAGATACGTCAGTACAGCCTCACCGGCGCCCCCGGTGCCGACACCCGTTCGATCGCGGTGAAGCGGGTGACCGGGAGCCCCGACGGCGAGGTCTCCTCGCAGCTGCACGCGCACGTCCGTGAGGGAGCCCGGCTGCGGGTGTCGGCCCCGTACGGGGATCTGGTCCTGCCCCCGGGCGAGGCACCCCTGCTGCTCGCCTCCGCGGGCATCGGCTGCACCCCGATGCTGGCCATGCTGGAGCAGCTCGTCGCCACCGCTCACGCGGGGCCCGTTACGGTCGTGCACGGCGACCGTTCACCCGCGTCGCACGCACTCCGCACCGACCACGAGGCGCTGACCCGCAAGCTGTCCGATGCGAGCGCCCACTTCTGGTACGAGGATCTCGCCGACGGACCGGCGAGCGAGGCGTACCGGGGCGGCCGGGTGGATCTGGTGGACGTACCGGTCGCGCCCGGTACCCGCGCCTTCCTGTGCGGTCCGCTCCCCTTCATGCGCGCGGTGCGCGCGCAGCTGCTCGAACGGGGTGTCGCGGCCGCCGACATCCACTACGAGGTCTTCGGGCCGGATCTCTGGCTCGCCGCGGCCTGA